A single region of the Lonchura striata isolate bLonStr1 chromosome 19, bLonStr1.mat, whole genome shotgun sequence genome encodes:
- the RNF222 gene encoding RING finger protein 222 has product MSEPCPGKEAAPAECPVCYEKFQPLEATHRRLSCGHTFCHDCLVKCLLSAKLDGRVQSSIVCPVCRFVTFLSEKKAPWPPEGAGPVPLAPSSLSQLAKGEASKALLVPSRFVVPLQSPERCPAGPLAREAHIFIIGERGAPPVAAERGSLPGSGGEEAALGLRCCQSPMALAVMLVLTVALLAAVLPWLLLVRRDV; this is encoded by the coding sequence ATgtccgagccctgccccggcaaGGAGGCCGCCCCGGCCGAGTGCCCCGTGTGCTACGAGAAGTTCCAGCCCCTGGAGGCCACGCACCGGCGGCTCAGCTGCGGCCACACCTTCTGCCACGACTGCCTGGTGAAGTGCCTGCTGTCGGCCAAGCTGGACGGGCGCGTCCAGAGCAGCATCGTGTGCCCCGTGTGCCGCTTCGTCACCTTCCTCAGCGAGAAGAAGGCTCCGTGGCCGCCCGAGGGCGCCGGCCCGGTGCCTCTGGCGCCGTCCTCCCTGTCGCAGCTGGCCAAGGGCGAGGCCAGCAAGGCGCTGCTGGTGCCCAGCCGCTTCGTGGTGCCGCTGCAGAGCCCGGAGCGGTGCCCGGCGGGGCCGCTGGCCCGCGAAGCGCACATCTTCATCATCGGCGAGCGCGGCGCGCCGCCCGTGGCCGCGGAGCGCGGCTCGCtgcccgggagcggcggcgagGAGGCGGCGCTGGGGCTGCGGTGCTGCCAGTCCCCCATGGCCCTGGCCGTGATGCTCGTCCTCACCGTGGCCCTGCTGGCGGCcgtgctgccctggctgctgctggtcaGGAGGGACGTGTAG
- the PIRT gene encoding phosphoinositide-interacting protein, translating to MEMPPKSPEDSEKCPQLRELITSDTGSTLCTSSRSESVWTSAPRSKWDIYHKPVIVVSVGAAVFLFGVVITSLSCFLTKNKKVYKMSGPAFLSLGLMLLVCGLVWIPIIRKKQKQRQKSQFLQSLKSFFFNR from the coding sequence atgGAAATGCCCCCCAAGAGCCCCGAGGACAGCGAGAAGTGCCCGCAGCTCAGGGAGCTGATCACCAGCGACACGGGCAGCACACTGTGCACCAGCTCCCGCAGCGAGTCCGTGTGGACCAGCGCCCCGAGGAGCAAGTGGGACATTTACCACAAGCCCGTCATCGTGGTGTCCGTGGGAGCGGCCGTCTTCCTCTTCGGGGTGGTCATCACCAGCCTCTCCTGCTTCCTGACCAAGAACAAGAAGGTTTACAAGATGTCTGGCCCGGCTTTCCTGTCCCTGGGACTGATGCTCCTGGTCTGCGGCCTGGTCTGGATCCCCATCATCCGCAAGAAGCAGAAGCAGAGGCAGAAGTCCCAGTTCCTACAGAGCCTCAAGTCCTTCTTCTTCAACCGCTGA